A section of the Paramisgurnus dabryanus chromosome 4, PD_genome_1.1, whole genome shotgun sequence genome encodes:
- the LOC135752288 gene encoding uncharacterized protein, producing MSIPSKDRKPKKPHYVPRPPGKPFKYQCFQCPFTCNQKSHLFNHMKYNLCKISISITAKPNQSPIHDSTSPNVQSAMETNGSMCANDETFSVVKVTSTSADHVGGSNSEPFPQNGHVSKSCEENTQKEADLHSSDPMSSSTGDSKDVKPVYKPEALLPQHVYNPATIWRPPISFPSSTGSPEHKPHLQDKELDFPYHGGVIPGYHSYVIPTPLHPLYHHYHPYLQPSNIYHPTPPHPQLLPYALETHRLHHLLPRELSSLAPVSEEYFRHFHTFLSYSQNYPHHQTLPTAPYFISYSQSVRHEMDTENIASEHGYEQRELRTNEELQVSPQTGRSASGSPERPNPHHGSQESADKDAVSTSQSEERDRAIQISGDGQNSTERSPMLTKVETGAKSVDDVTVPLNLSRKGQIKSDASPQQWFPLNLSVKSSTAPSASQSQSGLSDEEILGSITSKVDDDVIVEDETTAAFALCQLAQSVLTPLSRNTNIYSSLSTVCDEPEAHRLQKPRSDCDQTEATDTPTNINFTNTSPDLDITVQASNKHSKRKTRASHGTKRKRPSGLNNRNLRKRT from the exons ATGAGCATCCCTTCCAAAGACCGTAAGCCAAAAAAGCCCCATTATGTCCCCCGTCCCCCCGGCAAGCCCTTCAAATACCAGTGCTTCCAGTGTCCTTTCACCTGCAACCAGAAATCCCATCTGTTCAACCATATGAAATACAACCTGTGCAAGATCTCCATCTCCATAACTGCTAAACCGAACCAAAGTCCCATCCACGATTCCACATCACCAAACGTCCAGTCTGCAATGGAGACCAATGGCTCGATGTGTGCCAATGATGAAACATTCTCTGTAGTGAAAGTGACCTCGACTAGTGCTGACCATGTAGGCGGATCAAACTCTGAACCATTTCCTCAAAACGGGCACGTATCCAAATCCTGTGAGGAGAACACACAAAAGGAAGCCGATCTTCATTCCTCAGACCCGATGTCATCCTCTACAGGTGACTCCAAGGACGTCAAACCTGTGTATAAACCCGAAGCTCTTCTTCCACAACACGTGTATAACCCTGCGACCATCTGGAGACCCCCGATCTCATTCCCATCCAGCACTGGAAGTCCTGAACACAAACCACATCTACAAGACAAAGAGTTGGATTTTCCTTATCACGGTGGCGTCATTCCCGGATATCATTCCTATGTTATTCCCACCCCTCTGCATCCACTCTACCATCATTATCACCCCTATCTACAGCCAAGCAACATTTATCACCCCACCCCGCCACACCCGCAGCTCCTCCCGTACGCCTTGGAAACCCACAGACTTCACCATCTGTTACCAAGGGAACTGAGTTCTCTAGCACCTGTCTCTGAAGAGTATTTTAGGCACTTTCACACATTTCTAAGCTATAGCCAGAACTATCCACATCACCAAACCCTTCCCACCGCACCCTACTTTATCTCGTACTCACAATCAGTCCGTCATGAGATGGATACAGAGAACATTGCGAGTGAACACGGGTATGAACAGAGAGAGCTCAGGACAAATGAAGAGCTACAGGTGAGCCCGCAGACGGGCCGCTCGGCTTCTGGATCACCAGAGAGACCAAACCCTCACCATGGTTCCCAGGAGTCAGCAGATAAGGATGCAGTGTCGACCAGCCAATCAGAAGAGAGGGACAGGGCCATACAGATAAGTGGGGATGGCCAGAATAGCACTGAAAG GTCACCAATGCTCACAAAGGTGGAGACTGGAGCTAAAAGTGTTGATGATGTCACAGTTCCTCTCAATCTCTCAAGAAAGGGTCAGATTAAAAGTGATGCTTCACCTCAGCAGTGGTTTCCCCTGAATCTGTCTGTGAAGTCATCGACAGCTCCATCAGCGAGCCAATCACAAAGCGGCTTGAGTGATGAGGAGATTCTGGGTAGCATTACATCAAAGGTGGACGATGATGTCATTGTGGAAGATGAGACAACGGCTGCGTTTGCTCTCTGCCAGCTGGCCCAATCTGTTTTGACACCCCTAAGCAGAAACACAAACATCTATTCATCTCTTTCAACTGTCTGTGATGAGCCAGAAGCCCACCGCCTTCAAAAGCCAAGATCCGATTGTGATCAAACAGAAGCAACTGATACGCCAACAAACATTAACTTTACAAATACTTCTCCAGATCTGGACATCACCGTCCAGGCATCAAACAAACATTCAAAGAGGAAAACACGTGCATCACACGGCACCAAAAGAAAACGACCGAGTGGCCTTAATAACCGCAACCTGAGGAAAAGAACTTAG
- the LOC135760398 gene encoding uncharacterized protein isoform X1 produces MMRDEMCCKSVGTDLSMLDIDDFITEISQLKKEVALLETKLRLRGDEGLKREDVDVVCCESSTQDSELSLTLLCYTESKPTDAQDTTVCDSNQGLQDEESTDQTSTESLDSVWNAGEQQQILQTKLKMCSVKLIDCKNLTMKTRRETTAEEDHTEEDEDNHDDDDDFIPSEENTDSCSEVETSQERLTTQTLSCITCGKTFSSPKQLKRHERKHTEQKLFNCKKCKISFTTIQEKRGHYSKVHREKKKPPGQKLFTCRRCKISFTTLQEKRGHYTKLHTVNKQQPFHCEQCGKNFFTTSSYIKRHMRTHSEEKSFHCSVCDKYFSTKGNLVAHLIIHTGEKPHECPHCEKRFSLKPHLKKHVRMHTNERPYQCSECGKTFRKSCSLKSHQKTHTEEKDHQCSYCDKRFTDKSRLIVHERVHTGEKPYVCSHCGKTFSDPSHFRVHQRVHTGEKPYHCNICGKSFGQHNNLLQHQKTHTGEKPYKCSHCEKTFARSDVLKTHQRVHTGEKPYVCSICGERFAYLGSFQSHQKKHTEEQTTPKSS; encoded by the exons atgatgagagatgagatgtgctgtaaatcagtaggaactgatctgtccatgctggatattgatgatttcatcacagaaatctctcagctgaagaaagaggtggcgttactggagacaaagctgaggttaagaggagatgaaggactgaagagagag gATGTGGATGTGGTTTGTTGTGAATCTTCCACACAGGATTCCGAGCTCAGTCTGACTTTACTCTGTTATACTGAGTCAAAGCCCACAGACGCTcaggacactacagtgtgtgacagtaatcagggcttacaggatgaggaatctactgatcaaacctccacagagtctctggattctgtctggaacgctggagaacagcagcagatcctgcagaccaaactcaagatgtgttcagtcaaacTCATCGACTGCAAGAACCTCACGATGAAGACAAGAAGAGAAACCACAGCAGAGGAAGACCACACTGAGGAAGATGAAGACAATcacgatgatgatgatgattttattcCTTCAG AGGAGAACACTGATTCATGTTCTGAGGTAGAAACATCACAAGAACGACTGACAAcacaaactctttcctgcatcaccTGTGGAAAAACATTTAGCTCACCGAAACAATTAAAGagacatgagagaaaacacaccGAACAGAAACTCTTCAACTGCAAGAAATGTAAGATCAGCTTTACTACCATACAAGAGAAGAGAGGTCATTATTCAAAAGTGCACAGAGAGAAGAAAAAACCCCCCGGGCAGAAACTCTTCACCTGCAGGAGATGTAAGATCAGCTTTACTACATTACAAGAGAAGAGAGGTCATTATACAAAACTGCACACAGTGAATAAGCAGCAGCCGTTTCACTGTGAACAGTGTGGGAAGAATTTTTTTACAACATCATCTTATATTAAACGtcacatgaggacacacagtgAGGAAAAGTCTTTCCACTGCAGTGTGTGTGACAAATATTTCAGCACCAAAGGAAATCTTGTTGCTCATCTGATaattcacacaggagaaaaaccACACGAGTGTCCTCACTGTGAGAAGAGATTCAGCCTCAAACCCCATCTAAAGAAACATGTGCGTATGCACACCAATGAGAGACCGTATCAGTGCAGTGAATGTGGAAAAACCTTTAGGAAGTCATGTTCTTTGAAGTCACACCAAAAAACACACACTGAAGAAAAGGACCATCAGTGTTCATACTGTGATAAACGTTTCACTGATAAATCTCGTCTGATAGTCCacgagagagttcacactggagagaaaccttatgtATGTTCCCACTGTGGTAAGACGTTCTCTGATCCATCTCATTTCAGagttcatcagagagttcacactggagagaaaccttatcactgtaatatttgtgggaagagttttggGCAACACAATAATTTACTACAGCACCAGAAAACTCATacaggagaaaaaccttacaaatgctctcattgTGAAAAGACGTTTGCTCGATCAGATGTACTGAAGacccatcagagagttcatacaggagagaaaccttacgtctgttcgatctgtggagagagattcGCTTATTTAGGAAGTTTTCAGAGTCATCAGAAGAAACATACTGAAGAACAAACGACACCGAAATCTTCATAG
- the LOC135760398 gene encoding uncharacterized protein isoform X2, translating to MMRDEMCCKSVGTDLSMLDIDDFITEISQLKKEVALLETKLRLRGDEGLKREDSELSLTLLCYTESKPTDAQDTTVCDSNQGLQDEESTDQTSTESLDSVWNAGEQQQILQTKLKMCSVKLIDCKNLTMKTRRETTAEEDHTEEDEDNHDDDDDFIPSEENTDSCSEVETSQERLTTQTLSCITCGKTFSSPKQLKRHERKHTEQKLFNCKKCKISFTTIQEKRGHYSKVHREKKKPPGQKLFTCRRCKISFTTLQEKRGHYTKLHTVNKQQPFHCEQCGKNFFTTSSYIKRHMRTHSEEKSFHCSVCDKYFSTKGNLVAHLIIHTGEKPHECPHCEKRFSLKPHLKKHVRMHTNERPYQCSECGKTFRKSCSLKSHQKTHTEEKDHQCSYCDKRFTDKSRLIVHERVHTGEKPYVCSHCGKTFSDPSHFRVHQRVHTGEKPYHCNICGKSFGQHNNLLQHQKTHTGEKPYKCSHCEKTFARSDVLKTHQRVHTGEKPYVCSICGERFAYLGSFQSHQKKHTEEQTTPKSS from the exons atgatgagagatgagatgtgctgtaaatcagtaggaactgatctgtccatgctggatattgatgatttcatcacagaaatctctcagctgaagaaagaggtggcgttactggagacaaagctgaggttaagaggagatgaaggactgaagagagag GATTCCGAGCTCAGTCTGACTTTACTCTGTTATACTGAGTCAAAGCCCACAGACGCTcaggacactacagtgtgtgacagtaatcagggcttacaggatgaggaatctactgatcaaacctccacagagtctctggattctgtctggaacgctggagaacagcagcagatcctgcagaccaaactcaagatgtgttcagtcaaacTCATCGACTGCAAGAACCTCACGATGAAGACAAGAAGAGAAACCACAGCAGAGGAAGACCACACTGAGGAAGATGAAGACAATcacgatgatgatgatgattttattcCTTCAG AGGAGAACACTGATTCATGTTCTGAGGTAGAAACATCACAAGAACGACTGACAAcacaaactctttcctgcatcaccTGTGGAAAAACATTTAGCTCACCGAAACAATTAAAGagacatgagagaaaacacaccGAACAGAAACTCTTCAACTGCAAGAAATGTAAGATCAGCTTTACTACCATACAAGAGAAGAGAGGTCATTATTCAAAAGTGCACAGAGAGAAGAAAAAACCCCCCGGGCAGAAACTCTTCACCTGCAGGAGATGTAAGATCAGCTTTACTACATTACAAGAGAAGAGAGGTCATTATACAAAACTGCACACAGTGAATAAGCAGCAGCCGTTTCACTGTGAACAGTGTGGGAAGAATTTTTTTACAACATCATCTTATATTAAACGtcacatgaggacacacagtgAGGAAAAGTCTTTCCACTGCAGTGTGTGTGACAAATATTTCAGCACCAAAGGAAATCTTGTTGCTCATCTGATaattcacacaggagaaaaaccACACGAGTGTCCTCACTGTGAGAAGAGATTCAGCCTCAAACCCCATCTAAAGAAACATGTGCGTATGCACACCAATGAGAGACCGTATCAGTGCAGTGAATGTGGAAAAACCTTTAGGAAGTCATGTTCTTTGAAGTCACACCAAAAAACACACACTGAAGAAAAGGACCATCAGTGTTCATACTGTGATAAACGTTTCACTGATAAATCTCGTCTGATAGTCCacgagagagttcacactggagagaaaccttatgtATGTTCCCACTGTGGTAAGACGTTCTCTGATCCATCTCATTTCAGagttcatcagagagttcacactggagagaaaccttatcactgtaatatttgtgggaagagttttggGCAACACAATAATTTACTACAGCACCAGAAAACTCATacaggagaaaaaccttacaaatgctctcattgTGAAAAGACGTTTGCTCGATCAGATGTACTGAAGacccatcagagagttcatacaggagagaaaccttacgtctgttcgatctgtggagagagattcGCTTATTTAGGAAGTTTTCAGAGTCATCAGAAGAAACATACTGAAGAACAAACGACACCGAAATCTTCATAG
- the LOC141282096 gene encoding uncharacterized protein produces MRTHNAEKPFYCTECGYYFRTKNSLDSHKRIHTGEKPYECPHCGKRFSQISNMRTHVFTHTNDSPYQCDECGKTFRDSSQLKSHQTLHTKEKLFQCSHCDKRFNRKTTLTAHQILHTGEKPYYCHVCEKSFSRRQHLVKHQRTHTGERPFKCSQCEKTFAHSSHFKAHQRVHTGEKPYKCCQCEKTFTESGNLKVHERLHTGEKPYKYKVAR; encoded by the coding sequence ATGAGGACACACAATGCTGAAAAACCTTTCTATTGCACTGAATGTGGCTATTACTTCAGAACCAAAAACAGTCTTGATTCTCATAAGAGaattcacacaggagaaaaaccATACGAGTGTCCTCACTGTGGGAAGAGATTCAGCCAAATATCTAATATGAGGACACATGTGTTTACACACACCAATGACAGTCCATATCAGTGCGATGAATGTGGAAAAACCTTTAGGGATTCAAGTCAATTAAAATCACACCAAACACTACACACTAAAGAGAAACTCTTTCAAtgttcacactgtgataaaCGTTTCAATCGTAAAACTACTCTTACAGCCCATCAGAtacttcacactggagagaaaccttattaCTGTCATGTCTGTGAGAAGAGTTTCAGTCGACGTCAACATTTAGTGAAACAtcagagaactcatacaggtgaaagacctttcaaatgctctcagtgtgagaagacGTTTGCTCATTCATCTCACTTTAAagcccatcagagagttcatactggagagaaaccttacaaatgctgtCAGTGTGAGAAGACGTTTACGGAGTCAGGTAACTTAAAAGTCCATGAGAGACTTCATacaggagagaaaccttataaatataaagttgccagataa
- the epn3b gene encoding epsin-3 isoform X2 — protein MPTSSYTSRPKNSPHTTVNIIMTTSALRRQVKNIVHNYSDAEIKVREATSNDPWGPSSSLMSEIAELTFSVVAFSEVMAMVWKRLNDNGKNWRHVYKALTLLDYLAKTGSERVAQQCRENAFTIQTLRDFQYVDRDGRDQGVNVREKAKQLVALLRDEERLRQERAQALKTRERMTGGGGVGGVPPAYPSRRSSQPSMAALYGEDLSQSRGSPSSFNSSSSSPRASDLEQTRPQTSGEEELQLQLALAMSREDQRTHPGEEGRLPKVQEEMSERDSGTGGSAVIDLVDIFGPTSAAPADDDPWDAPPTCPVTSDPWETVAGIGSPWKTRPSSGSPAHHWGRNQSPCDPWEASPSNSSMNTAEQAWRSPARAALSGRDPFCIHEEEEEELQVEEEEPGVKQEGPNRVFSPRCESPAEVEQFEITGVQMNGRDSDSPDSFDLSRLAPPLDGLTPRPCQTPEAFLGPTAASLVNLDALIPSNPPVKSKNPFLSGLSAPSPTNPFHFDQPRLTLNQMRPSSTSPLPGHALSYSASLPLPLLQQKPQSLTSSYTQPHHGLLDMPSNLPQPLLPLCTASVQPSTIHPHHQSHNPFL, from the exons ATGCCCACCTCGTCTTACACCAGTAGGCCAAAGAACAGCCCACATACAACTGTCAACATCATCATGACGACCTCGGCCCTGCGGCGACAGGTAAAGAACATTGTGCACAACTATTCAGATGCTGAAATCAAGGTGAGAGAGGCGACGTCCAATGACCCCTGGGGTCCGTCCAGTTCACTGATGTCAGAGATCGCCGAACTGACCTTCAGTGTGGTGGCGTTCAGCGAGGTCATGGCCATGGTGTGGAAACGACTTAATGATAACGGCAAGAACTGGAGACATGTGTACAAG GCTTTGACTCTGTTGGATTATTTGGCCAAGACGGGCTCTGAACGGGTCGCCCAGCAGTGTCGTGAGAACGCCTTCACCATTCAGACGCTCAGAGACTTCCAGTACGTGGACCGAGACGGGCGAGATCAGGGCGTGAACGTGCGCGAGAAAGCCAAGCAGCTGGTGGCTCTGCTGAGGGATGAGGAGCGTTTGCGTCAAGAGAGAGCACAGGCCCTTAAAACCAGAGAGAGGATGACGGGGGGCGGGGGGGTGGGAGGAGTGCCACCTGCGTACCCCAGCAGACGTAGCAGTCAACCCAGCATGGCAGCGCTTTACGGAGAAGACTTGAGTCAGTCCAGAGGATCTCCATCTTCATTTAACT CATCGTCGTCATCACCGAGAGCATCTGATCTGGAACAGACCCGACCTCAGACCAGTGGAGAAGAAGAACTCCAGCTACAGCTCGCTCTAGCCATGAGCAGAGAG GATCAACGTACGCATCCTGGAGAAGAAGGTCGACTTCCAAAAGTTCAGGAGGAGATGAGCGAGAGAGATTCAGGAACTGGAGGG TCGGCCGTGATCGATCTGGTTGATATTTTTGGCCCCACATCTGCTGCGCCTGCCGACGATGATCCCTGGGATGCCCCGCCTACATGCCCTGTGACCTCTGACCCCTGGGAGACTGTAG CTGGAATCGGTAGTCCGTGGAAGACCCGACCTTCCTCTGGTAGTCCCGCCCATCATTGGGGCCGCAACCAATCACCTTGTGATCCCTGGGAAGCCTCACCCTCAAACAGTTCAATGAATACGGCAGAACAGGCCTGGAGGAGTCCAGCACGAGCAG CTCTGAGTGGGAGGGACCCATTTTGCATTcatgaggaagaggaggaggagctTCAGGTGGAGGAGGAGGAGCCTGGAGTCAAGCAGGAGGGGCCAAACCGAGTGTTCAGCCCTCGCTGTGAAAGTCCAGCAG AAGTTGAGCAGTTTGAGATCACTGGTGTTCAAATGAACGGCAGGGACAGTGACAGTCCAGATAGTTTTGACCTTTCTCGTCTGGCACCTCCTCTGGACGGGTTGACCCCCAGACCGTGCCAGACCCCCGAAGCTTTCCTCGGACCCACGGCCGCTTCCCTCGTAAACCTGGATGCGCTTATCCCGAGCAACCCACCTGTCAAGAGCAAAAACCCTTTCCTTTCAg GTCTGAGCGCACCCTCTCCTACGAACCCTTTCCACTTTGACCAACCCAGACTGACTCTGAATCAGATGAGACCCAGCTCCACCTCTCCCCTGCCGGGCCACGCCCTCTCCTACAGCGCCTCCCTACCTCTGCCCCTACTACAGCAGAAACCTCAGTCTCTGACCTCGTCGTACACCCAACCTCACCACGGTCTCCTGGACATGCCCAGTAACCTGCCTCAACCTCTGCTGCCTCTGTGCACCGCCTCTGTCCAGCCCTCCACCATACACCCACATCACCAGAGCCACAACCCCTTCCTCTGA
- the epn3b gene encoding epsin-3 isoform X1: protein MPTSSYTSRPKNSPHTTVNIIMTTSALRRQVKNIVHNYSDAEIKVREATSNDPWGPSSSLMSEIAELTFSVVAFSEVMAMVWKRLNDNGKNWRHVYKALTLLDYLAKTGSERVAQQCRENAFTIQTLRDFQYVDRDGRDQGVNVREKAKQLVALLRDEERLRQERAQALKTRERMTGGGGVGGVPPAYPSRRSSQPSMAALYGEDLSQSRGSPSSFNSSSSSPRASDLEQTRPQTSGEEELQLQLALAMSREDQRTHPGEEGRLPKVQEEMSERDSGTGGSAVIDLVDIFGPTSAAPADDDPWDAPPTCPVTSDPWETVAGIGSPWKTRPSSGSPAHHWGRNQSPCDPWEASPSNSSMNTAEQAWRSPARAALSGRDPFCIHEEEEEELQVEEEEPGVKQEGPNRVFSPRCESPAVSLTSSEVEQFEITGVQMNGRDSDSPDSFDLSRLAPPLDGLTPRPCQTPEAFLGPTAASLVNLDALIPSNPPVKSKNPFLSGLSAPSPTNPFHFDQPRLTLNQMRPSSTSPLPGHALSYSASLPLPLLQQKPQSLTSSYTQPHHGLLDMPSNLPQPLLPLCTASVQPSTIHPHHQSHNPFL, encoded by the exons ATGCCCACCTCGTCTTACACCAGTAGGCCAAAGAACAGCCCACATACAACTGTCAACATCATCATGACGACCTCGGCCCTGCGGCGACAGGTAAAGAACATTGTGCACAACTATTCAGATGCTGAAATCAAGGTGAGAGAGGCGACGTCCAATGACCCCTGGGGTCCGTCCAGTTCACTGATGTCAGAGATCGCCGAACTGACCTTCAGTGTGGTGGCGTTCAGCGAGGTCATGGCCATGGTGTGGAAACGACTTAATGATAACGGCAAGAACTGGAGACATGTGTACAAG GCTTTGACTCTGTTGGATTATTTGGCCAAGACGGGCTCTGAACGGGTCGCCCAGCAGTGTCGTGAGAACGCCTTCACCATTCAGACGCTCAGAGACTTCCAGTACGTGGACCGAGACGGGCGAGATCAGGGCGTGAACGTGCGCGAGAAAGCCAAGCAGCTGGTGGCTCTGCTGAGGGATGAGGAGCGTTTGCGTCAAGAGAGAGCACAGGCCCTTAAAACCAGAGAGAGGATGACGGGGGGCGGGGGGGTGGGAGGAGTGCCACCTGCGTACCCCAGCAGACGTAGCAGTCAACCCAGCATGGCAGCGCTTTACGGAGAAGACTTGAGTCAGTCCAGAGGATCTCCATCTTCATTTAACT CATCGTCGTCATCACCGAGAGCATCTGATCTGGAACAGACCCGACCTCAGACCAGTGGAGAAGAAGAACTCCAGCTACAGCTCGCTCTAGCCATGAGCAGAGAG GATCAACGTACGCATCCTGGAGAAGAAGGTCGACTTCCAAAAGTTCAGGAGGAGATGAGCGAGAGAGATTCAGGAACTGGAGGG TCGGCCGTGATCGATCTGGTTGATATTTTTGGCCCCACATCTGCTGCGCCTGCCGACGATGATCCCTGGGATGCCCCGCCTACATGCCCTGTGACCTCTGACCCCTGGGAGACTGTAG CTGGAATCGGTAGTCCGTGGAAGACCCGACCTTCCTCTGGTAGTCCCGCCCATCATTGGGGCCGCAACCAATCACCTTGTGATCCCTGGGAAGCCTCACCCTCAAACAGTTCAATGAATACGGCAGAACAGGCCTGGAGGAGTCCAGCACGAGCAG CTCTGAGTGGGAGGGACCCATTTTGCATTcatgaggaagaggaggaggagctTCAGGTGGAGGAGGAGGAGCCTGGAGTCAAGCAGGAGGGGCCAAACCGAGTGTTCAGCCCTCGCTGTGAAAGTCCAGCAG TATCTCTCACTTCCTCAGAAGTTGAGCAGTTTGAGATCACTGGTGTTCAAATGAACGGCAGGGACAGTGACAGTCCAGATAGTTTTGACCTTTCTCGTCTGGCACCTCCTCTGGACGGGTTGACCCCCAGACCGTGCCAGACCCCCGAAGCTTTCCTCGGACCCACGGCCGCTTCCCTCGTAAACCTGGATGCGCTTATCCCGAGCAACCCACCTGTCAAGAGCAAAAACCCTTTCCTTTCAg GTCTGAGCGCACCCTCTCCTACGAACCCTTTCCACTTTGACCAACCCAGACTGACTCTGAATCAGATGAGACCCAGCTCCACCTCTCCCCTGCCGGGCCACGCCCTCTCCTACAGCGCCTCCCTACCTCTGCCCCTACTACAGCAGAAACCTCAGTCTCTGACCTCGTCGTACACCCAACCTCACCACGGTCTCCTGGACATGCCCAGTAACCTGCCTCAACCTCTGCTGCCTCTGTGCACCGCCTCTGTCCAGCCCTCCACCATACACCCACATCACCAGAGCCACAACCCCTTCCTCTGA